The nucleotide sequence GTCGATAAATCCAACGGCGTTCAGCTTCTTTACCTCGGCACAGTATCGGACACATAGGCCGCAATGGATGCAGAAAGAGGCCTCTTTTTCAAAACGATCTTTGTCTGCACCATATTCCCGGGCCATATCCTGCAATTGCTTTGAATTCGGTGCATGAGCCAGCAGCAGCTCCAGGATGGTTTTGCGAATTCTGTCTATCTTCTCAGACCGGGTTCTTACCACCAGGTTTTCTTCAACCGGGTAAACACAGGAAACCACGAGCTTTGCGGAATTGCCGGATCCTGCTTCGACGATGCAAAGCCGGCAACCACCAAAAGGTATCAGTTTTTCGTGGTGACAGAGTTTGGGTATGGATATCCCTGCACCCTGGGCTGCCTCCAGGACTGTGGTCCCTTCCCTTGCATTGACTTGTTTTCCATCGATCTGTAAAAGGATATCCTTCATACTAATTGCTGCTACCGGTTATCATTCGTTCTTCTTCAGGAACAGGAGAAGGCACTGGTCCGCCGGAGATCTTTTTCACCGCACTAAAGCGGGCGGGGCAAACTTCAAAGCAAGTTCCGCAATTTGTACATTTCTCCTGGTCAATTATATGGATCTTTTTCTTTTCACCATCAATCGCGTCGACAGGGCACTTTTTAAAGCAGATCATACAGGCCCTGCACTTTTCCGGGTCAATATAATATTTGATCAGCTCCTTGCAGTATAAAGCCGGACATCTTTTCTCCCTGATATGTGCCTCATATTCATCCCTGAAATAGCGTAACGTACTTAGAAACGGGTTTGGGGCACTCTTACCGAGGGCACAGAGGGAGGCTTCCATGGCTGTTTCGGACAACACTTCCAAAAGTTCGATGTCGCCTTCTTTTCCCTTTCCTTCGGTGATATTGGTGAGAATCTTATTCATCTGTCTCAGGCCTTCACGGCAGGGGACACATTTGCCGCAGCTTTCATCGGTGAGGAAATTAATGAAGTACCTGGCGACATCAACCATACAGGTAGCTTCGTCCATTACGATCATGCCACCAGACCCCATCATTGAGCCGGCCCCGGTCAGTTCATCAAAACCAACTTCCAGGTCTAACTGTTCCTCGGGGATACAGCCTCCGGACGGCCCTCCTGTCTGCACTGCTTTGAACTTCTTGCCTCCGGGAATTCCACCGCCTATCTTATAG is from Bacteroidales bacterium and encodes:
- a CDS encoding 2Fe-2S iron-sulfur cluster-binding protein; this encodes MKDILLQIDGKQVNAREGTTVLEAAQGAGISIPKLCHHEKLIPFGGCRLCIVEAGSGNSAKLVVSCVYPVEENLVVRTRSEKIDRIRKTILELLLAHAPNSKQLQDMAREYGADKDRFEKEASFCIHCGLCVRYCAEVKKLNAVGFIDRGINKEISFIPEIASKECHDCMECFPLCPTSWLQAAFVLTEALAFPGASSGTTSKE